A single region of the bacterium genome encodes:
- a CDS encoding alanine--tRNA ligase — protein MQTAAVRKRYLEFFEKRGHTLIPSGLLVPENDPTTLFTGSGMQPLLPYLLGEPHPAGKRLVNSQKCFRAEDIDEVGDNRHTTFFEMLGNWSLGDYFKTEQLQWFFEFLTDGEHGIGLDPSRLYVTVFGGDTESGIRRDDEAAEIWQKLFREKGIDAAIAEIGSEKAGSERGIRPGERIFYYGAKKNWWSRMGDPAKMPAGEPGGPDSEMFFDFDPSGAMHDKRFGENCHPNCDCGRFMEIGNSVFMQYRKRADGGFDELPQKNVDFGGGLERMTAATGGDPDVFRIDTLRALIDGIEARMEARYGGNEQLTLSFRVVADHLRGAVFMIADGILPANKEQGYFVRRLLRRAVRHMDLLGMQENTLHELVPLVAEHYADKYPVLVEQTRDIREEIQKEEEKFRLTLARGLKEFERMSAEGPSGTAAFDLYQTYGFPFEMTLELAHEKGFTIDREEFEAQFRSHQDASRAGAEKKFHGGLADHSAMSVRYHTATHLLHQALRDVLGEHVFQKGSNITPERLRFDFVHPRKMTREELERVERAVNERIAADLPVAFEILPLEEAKRRGAIGLFEDQYGEKVKVYKIGEGASRADGLYSFEFCGGPHVGNTRELGEGGTRFKIIKEEAISSGIRRIRAVLAEV, from the coding sequence ATGCAAACCGCAGCGGTAAGAAAACGCTATCTTGAATTTTTTGAGAAGCGGGGGCACACACTGATCCCGTCGGGGCTTCTTGTGCCCGAAAACGACCCTACCACTCTTTTCACCGGCTCCGGCATGCAGCCCTTGCTGCCGTATCTTCTCGGCGAGCCGCACCCTGCAGGGAAAAGGCTCGTCAACTCCCAGAAGTGCTTCCGTGCGGAAGATATAGACGAGGTCGGCGACAATCGTCACACCACATTTTTTGAGATGCTCGGCAACTGGTCGCTCGGCGACTATTTTAAAACCGAGCAGCTTCAGTGGTTTTTTGAATTTTTAACAGATGGCGAGCACGGCATCGGCCTCGACCCATCGCGGCTCTATGTGACGGTTTTTGGCGGCGACACCGAGAGCGGCATTCGGAGAGACGATGAGGCAGCAGAGATATGGCAGAAACTTTTTCGAGAGAAAGGAATTGACGCCGCAATCGCCGAGATCGGGAGTGAGAAGGCTGGCTCCGAGCGCGGCATTAGGCCAGGCGAGCGCATTTTTTACTACGGCGCAAAGAAAAATTGGTGGAGCAGGATGGGGGATCCGGCGAAAATGCCTGCCGGAGAACCAGGCGGGCCGGACTCGGAGATGTTTTTCGATTTTGATCCGAGCGGTGCGATGCACGACAAGCGATTCGGTGAGAACTGTCATCCGAATTGCGATTGCGGCCGCTTCATGGAGATCGGAAACTCGGTATTTATGCAGTATCGAAAGCGTGCAGACGGCGGGTTCGACGAGCTACCGCAAAAAAATGTTGACTTCGGCGGCGGGCTTGAGCGGATGACTGCCGCCACCGGGGGCGATCCTGATGTCTTCCGTATCGATACGCTCCGCGCGCTTATTGATGGGATTGAAGCGCGTATGGAGGCGCGTTATGGAGGAAACGAGCAGCTGACGCTCTCGTTCCGCGTCGTCGCCGATCACCTGCGCGGCGCCGTGTTTATGATTGCTGATGGCATACTACCCGCCAATAAAGAGCAGGGGTACTTCGTGCGGCGGCTTCTGCGCCGCGCTGTGCGCCACATGGACCTCCTCGGCATGCAGGAGAATACGCTCCACGAGCTTGTGCCGCTCGTCGCCGAGCACTACGCCGACAAGTACCCCGTACTCGTAGAGCAGACGCGTGACATCCGCGAGGAAATCCAGAAGGAGGAAGAAAAGTTCCGCCTCACGCTCGCGCGGGGGCTGAAAGAATTCGAGCGCATGAGTGCGGAGGGCCCGAGCGGCACCGCCGCGTTCGATCTCTATCAGACATACGGATTCCCGTTCGAGATGACACTCGAGTTAGCGCACGAGAAGGGGTTTACGATAGATCGCGAAGAATTTGAGGCGCAGTTTCGCTCACACCAAGACGCTTCCCGCGCCGGTGCGGAAAAAAAATTTCACGGCGGCCTTGCGGATCACTCCGCGATGTCGGTGCGTTACCACACCGCGACGCATCTCCTCCACCAGGCGCTCCGCGACGTCCTCGGCGAGCACGTGTTTCAGAAAGGAAGCAACATCACGCCCGAGCGGCTGCGGTTTGACTTCGTGCACCCGCGCAAGATGACGAGAGAAGAGCTAGAGCGCGTTGAGAGGGCAGTAAACGAGCGCATTGCCGCTGATCTTCCGGTTGCGTTTGAAATCCTCCCGCTTGAGGAAGCGAAGCGTCGCGGCGCGATTGGGCTCTTTGAAGATCAGTACGGCGAGAAGGTTAAGGTGTATAAAATCGGCGAGGGCGCGAGCCGTGCCGACGGCCTCTACTCGTTTGAATTCTGCGGCGGCCCGCATGTTGGCAACACCCGCGAGCTCGGCGAGGGCGGCACGCGCTTTAAAATTATAAAAGAAGAGGCTATCTCCTCTGGCATCCGTCGCATCCGCGCGGTGCTTGCGGAGGTGTAG
- the lepA gene encoding translation elongation factor 4, translating to MTETSHIRNFSIIAHIDHGKSTLADRLLEATGTIEKRRMREQVLDQMALERERGITIKMAPVRMRWRAQAHAEIRNPNIEIRNKFEIQNSNTKNTGDECEYILNLIDTPGHIDFSYEVSRALRAVEGAVLLVDATQGVQAQTLTTLAMARELGLAIIPVVNKIDSPLARIGEAKHELGRISGIAEMEILETSGKTGVGVDELLAAIVARVPPPASAEENKIQDTKYKIQNTSFRALIFDFEYSEHQGVILYVRVFDGVVRAGDALKLSAAGRVFKPNEVGIFTPELTRSDTLSAGEIGYIVTGIKEPGVALVGDTVLSAERPLAALSGYKPPRPVVWASFYPESQDDFPALSRALARLKLSDSSISYEEEYSHSLGRGFRCGLLGMLHLEIVSERLRREAHLSLITTMPSVVYSITDRKGVTRSIHTPSQFPDDGTTAEVREPWVRSRIILPQEYLGAVLRLLHTHEAEVGETETFGEGRISLALELPLRELMRGFFDSLKSVTSGYASLSYESGGERPADVVRLDIAVAEEVVPALSRVVGRARVEEDAEEVVERLHAILPRQLFVTKIQAKALGRIISSRTLPALRKDVTAKLYGGDVTRKMKLLEKQKKGKKKMLSRGRVEIPHDVFLKMLRPKA from the coding sequence ATGACCGAGACTTCTCACATTCGTAATTTTTCGATAATCGCGCATATTGACCACGGCAAGTCGACGCTTGCCGATCGGTTGCTTGAGGCAACGGGGACGATTGAGAAGCGCCGGATGCGCGAGCAAGTGCTCGACCAGATGGCGCTCGAGCGGGAGCGGGGGATCACGATAAAGATGGCACCGGTCCGCATGCGCTGGCGCGCTCAAGCGCATGCGGAAATCCGAAATCCGAATATCGAAATCCGAAACAAATTCGAAATTCAAAATTCGAATACCAAAAACACGGGCGATGAATGTGAGTACATTCTGAACCTGATTGACACGCCCGGGCACATAGATTTCTCCTACGAAGTTTCTCGCGCGCTCAGGGCCGTCGAGGGGGCAGTGCTGCTTGTGGACGCGACGCAGGGGGTCCAGGCGCAGACGCTCACCACGCTCGCGATGGCGCGCGAACTCGGACTCGCCATAATTCCGGTCGTGAACAAAATAGATTCGCCGCTCGCGCGTATCGGGGAGGCGAAGCACGAACTCGGCCGCATCAGTGGTATTGCCGAGATGGAGATACTTGAGACGTCGGGCAAAACGGGCGTTGGCGTGGACGAGCTTCTCGCTGCTATCGTTGCCAGAGTGCCTCCGCCAGCATCGGCTGAAGAAAACAAAATACAAGATACAAAATACAAGATACAAAATACAAGCTTCCGCGCGCTCATTTTTGACTTCGAGTATTCGGAGCACCAGGGCGTTATCCTCTACGTGCGCGTCTTTGACGGCGTGGTTCGCGCCGGGGATGCGCTTAAGCTCTCCGCTGCGGGGCGTGTGTTTAAGCCAAACGAAGTCGGGATTTTCACGCCTGAGCTCACTCGCTCTGATACCCTCTCGGCCGGTGAGATCGGCTACATTGTGACCGGCATCAAAGAGCCGGGCGTCGCTCTCGTTGGTGACACCGTTCTCTCTGCAGAGCGTCCGCTCGCCGCCCTCTCCGGCTACAAGCCACCGCGACCGGTTGTTTGGGCATCATTCTATCCTGAAAGCCAGGACGATTTTCCTGCGCTCTCCCGCGCGCTCGCGCGGCTCAAACTCTCTGACTCCTCGATCTCATACGAGGAGGAGTACTCGCACTCGCTCGGACGCGGCTTCCGCTGTGGTCTCCTCGGGATGCTCCACCTTGAGATTGTCTCTGAGCGTCTGCGGCGCGAAGCGCACCTCTCACTCATAACAACGATGCCGTCCGTTGTGTATTCAATAACTGATCGAAAAGGCGTGACGCGAAGCATTCATACACCCTCGCAGTTTCCGGACGATGGAACAACGGCCGAGGTACGCGAGCCGTGGGTACGCTCTCGGATTATCCTCCCACAAGAGTACCTCGGAGCGGTGCTTCGCCTGCTCCATACCCACGAGGCCGAGGTAGGGGAGACGGAGACCTTCGGCGAGGGCCGGATATCGCTCGCTCTAGAGCTGCCGCTGCGCGAGCTCATGCGCGGATTTTTTGATTCGCTCAAGAGCGTAACGTCCGGCTACGCCTCTCTCTCTTATGAGAGCGGGGGCGAGCGCCCGGCTGACGTCGTCCGGCTTGACATCGCCGTTGCCGAGGAGGTAGTGCCCGCGCTCTCGCGCGTCGTCGGACGCGCGAGGGTCGAGGAGGATGCCGAGGAGGTAGTCGAGCGACTGCACGCGATCCTGCCGCGCCAGCTTTTTGTGACGAAGATACAAGCAAAAGCGCTTGGACGGATAATTTCCTCGCGCACGCTCCCGGCGCTGCGCAAAGATGTCACCGCGAAGCTCTACGGCGGCGACGTCACGCGCAAGATGAAACTCCTCGAAAAGCAGAAAAAGGGGAAGAAGAAAATGCTCTCGCGCGGGCGCGTCGAAATTCCACACGACGTATTTCTCAAAATGCTCAGGCCGAAGGCGTAA
- a CDS encoding sigma-70 family RNA polymerase sigma factor: MREKNTNNFKKALHSKINRSIVYYGHKTLPHSLFIMGNKIVPTDPRELMRLAKEGDADAFGKIYELYFTPVFRYIYLRVNNKQDAEDLAQVVFLKVYASISRFEEQGKSPLSYFFTVARNTIIDHWRKKKDVLFENQEEYTAQTDSRTENPDDVIQKNETENMLRRAIQELTEEQQSVIILKFINDFSNKEISTMLQKKEETIRQIQCRAIKTLRQHLKKYG, encoded by the coding sequence GTGCGCGAAAAAAATACGAACAACTTCAAAAAAGCCCTTCATTCTAAAATCAACAGAAGTATTGTATACTATGGTCACAAAACTCTCCCTCATTCGTTATTTATTATGGGAAACAAAATAGTACCAACCGACCCAAGAGAGTTAATGCGACTGGCAAAAGAGGGCGACGCTGATGCTTTTGGGAAGATTTATGAGCTGTATTTTACACCCGTTTTTCGCTATATTTATCTTCGGGTAAACAACAAACAGGACGCGGAAGATTTGGCCCAAGTCGTATTTCTGAAAGTGTATGCATCAATTTCTCGATTTGAAGAGCAGGGTAAGTCGCCCCTCTCCTATTTTTTCACCGTGGCGAGAAACACCATCATAGACCACTGGCGGAAGAAAAAAGACGTCTTGTTCGAAAATCAAGAAGAATATACTGCTCAAACAGACAGTCGCACAGAGAACCCGGATGATGTGATCCAAAAAAACGAAACCGAGAACATGCTACGTCGAGCCATCCAAGAATTAACCGAAGAGCAGCAAAGCGTGATTATTCTCAAGTTTATTAATGATTTTTCAAACAAAGAAATTAGCACCATGTTGCAAAAAAAGGAAGAAACCATTCGTCAGATCCAGTGTCGCGCTATAAAAACGCTTCGTCAACATCTCAAAAAATATGGATGA